A genome region from Musa acuminata AAA Group cultivar baxijiao chromosome BXJ3-5, Cavendish_Baxijiao_AAA, whole genome shotgun sequence includes the following:
- the LOC135637721 gene encoding transcription factor MYB4-like → MVRAPCCGIGVKKGPWSPEEDEALVGYIQRCGHGNWRALPKQAGLSRCGKSCRLRWMNYLRPDIKRGNFSLEEQETIIRLHETFGNRWSSIAASLPGRTDNEIKNVWHTHLKKLVSPNTSSREPKKKKKAGGSRSKKASEPITMQLDTDSENAMFVSVVSKAQSNSDFSSCGTDSPTVSREISDDARGSFSSDAFPEIDESFWLDSFSMDDSASSVDLPPVSELSNLLVSSDSDDMDFWLQVFEGVGDLQELSRI, encoded by the exons ATGGTGAGAGCTCCGTGCTGTGGGATTGGTGTGAAGAAGGGGCCATGGAGTCCGGAGGAGGACGAGGCTTTAGTAGGTTACATCCAGAGATGCGGCCACGGGAATTGGCGTGCGCTGCCGAAGCAAGCCG GGCTTTCGAGGTGTGGGAAGAGTTGCAGGCTCCGGTGGATGAACTACCTGCGGCCTGACATCAAACGAGGAAACTTCTCCCTGGAGGAACAGGAGACCATCATCAGATTGCACGAGACCTTTGGGAACAG GTGGTCTTCCATTGCTGCCAGCCTACCTGGCAGaacggacaacgagatcaagaacgtgTGGCACACCCACCTGAAGAAGCTTGTCAGCCCCAACACTTCATCCAGAgaacccaagaagaagaagaaagcaggtGGTTCCCGGTCAAAGAAAGCGTCGGAGCCCATAACCATGCAGCTCGATACAGACTCAGAGAACGCGATGTTTGTGTCAGTGGTGTCAAAGGCGCAATCAAATAGCGACTTCTCGTCCTGTGGCACTGATTCACCGACGGTGTCGAGAGAGATCAGTGACGATGCAAGGGGAAGCTTCTCCTCGGACGCATTCCCGGAGATCGACGAGAGCTTTTGGTTGGACTCATTCTCAATGGATGACTCTGCCTCATCCGTCGATCTTCCGCCGGTCAGTGAGCTTTCCAACCTGTTGGTATCATCCGACAGTGACGACATGGACTTTTGGCTGCAAGTTTTCGAGGGAGTTGGAGATTTGCAGGAGCTGTCACGAATCTAA
- the LOC135638011 gene encoding probable serine protease EDA2 — MMNLKAFSFSFLLLLFFNASMVETHGFRSRKLYDSNMLTEKENWFDQNLDHFSPTDHSTFKQRYFEYLGYYKPPEGPIFLLVGGESEQIGIGKSFYTELAEKFGAAIVSIEHRYYGKSTPYKELTTENLKYLSSKQAIFDLAVFRQYYQELLNAKYNVSETENRWFVIGGSYSGGLAAYFRLKFPHLTCGAYASSAALIAIYNFTEYDQQIGTTAGPECKTVLQEITHLVDEQLNSDRQSIKELFGASKIDNDDDFRFLVADAAALSLQYGFHDFVCDLLVNAKKNGSNILEAYADYVKNVANQGIFGVTLEYYDRLYLKDPTSGNSAYRLWWFYICSEMGYFLVAPQNDSIRSTKLDERYNLDFCKDIFGEGVYPDSDMANTYYGGRKFAGSRVIFTNGSQDPCRHISKQTSSKDLPSYMVECNGCAHGIDVLGCPYAPEDTKGDVCRQAVSEVRQKIAQDIDMWLSDC; from the exons ATGATGAACCTCAAGGCcttctccttctcttttcttcttctactCTTTTTCAATGCCTCCATGGTAGAGACGCATGGTTTTCGCTCTCGCAAATTGTATGATAGCAACATGCTCACCGAGAAGGAGAATTGGTTTGATCAGAATTTAGATCATTTCTCCCCCACG GATCATTCTACATTCAAGCAAAGATATTTTGAATATCTTGGTTACTATAAGCCTCCAGAGGGACCAATCTTCCTACTTGTTGGTGGTGAATCTGAACAGATTGGGATTGGCAAAAGTTTTTATACT GAGCTAGCGGAGAAGTTTGGTGCTGCCATAGTTTCTATCGAGCATCGGTATTATGGGAAGAGTACTCCTTACAAGGAATTGACAACagaaaatctaaaatatttgtcCTCAAAACAAGCTATATTTGATTTGGCTGTTTTTCGCCAATATTACCAG GAATTGTTGAATGCAAAATATAATGTTTCGGAAACCGAAAATCGATGGTTCGTAATTGGAGGTTCATATTCTGGAGGACTTGCAGCTTATTTTCGCTTGAAGTTCCCTCATCTAACTTGTGGGGCTTATGCAAGCTCAGCTGCTCTTATAGCAATCTACAATTTCACAGAATATGACCAACAG ATTGGAACTACAGCTGGACCTGAATGCAAGACTGTGCTTCAAGAAATCACTCATCTTGTTGATGAACAGCTTAACTCTGATAGGCAATCAATCAAAGAATTGTTTGGTGCATCTAAG ATCGACAACGACGATGACTTTCGATTCCTAGTTGCCGATGCTGCAGCCCTGTCG CTACAATACGGCTTTCATGACTTTGTATGTGATCTTCTTGTTAATGCCAAAAAGAATGGCTCCAATATATTG GAAGCATATGCAGACTATGTGAAGAATGTAGCTAACCAAGGAATATTTGGTGTCACACTTGAATATTATGATCGTTTATATTTGAAGGATCCAACTAGTGGAAATAGTG CTTATCGATTATGGTGGTTCTACATATGTTCTGAGATGGGATATTTCCTGGTGGCACCACAGAATGATTCTATTCGTTCAACAAAGCTTGATGAAAG ATACAATTTAGACTTCTGCAAAGACATATTTGGGGAAGGGGTTTATCCTGATTCAGACATGGCCAACACTTATTATGGAGGAAGAAAATTTGCAG GTTCAAGAGTAATCTTCACCAATGGCTCCCAAGATCCATGCCGCCATATATCTAAGCAAACATCATCCAAAGACT TGCCTTCCTACATGGTCGAGTGCAATGGATGTGCACACGGTATCGATGTTTTGGGATGTCCTTATGCACCCGAGGATACCAAAG GTGATGTGTGTCGTCAAGCAGTAAGTGAAGTGAGACAAAAAATAGCACAAGACATCGACATGTGGCTTTCGGATTGCTAA
- the LOC135638685 gene encoding probable E3 ubiquitin-protein ligase XBOS34 — protein MGAQQSKEELLYQQVNYGNIEGIRALRSQGAGLEWMDKEGKTPLIVACLRHDLFPVAKALIEMGANVNVYRPGCHAGTPLHHAAKKGLEQTVHLLISNGANPFIMNDDCHTALDLAREKGHINVVRAIENRVSLFAGWLREVHGPGFLEALARQLLTRKIWVVVLPSDARNPTRPLKFELAIYSDLQTARPHTVIQLWNVHIEEPKFNQVDPAVIIVDKATRARYKFLSAYEGDKQQLRWFFSACQGISQVMDCISAMPTGTLVPSPPQVISHASTQSTAAPTSNPEDIELEMAINASTRTAIAEGMPPLIQSDPQTSNTNGWGSSSDNSSYNGWGTPDVDAPSKVNGQVLMNEPNTCNGWAVPEVQLNTNALQPYMRNPDTPVVQSSQGAPSTQFVPSAPPMMADTFYDGPIHYPSIDCSPIDLSMPLVKTASGTSEAKDSSTSSSSKTGTGEDKAGSSSTTGCCVICLDAPVEGACIPCGHMAGCMSCLREIEAKKNWGCPVCRTKINQIIKLYAV, from the exons ATGGGAGCGCAACAATCCAAGGAGGAATTGCTCTATCAGCAGGTCAACTATGGCAACATCGAGGGGATTAGAGCCCTTCGCAGCCAAGGCGCCGGACTTGAA TGGATGgataaagaagggaaaaccccctTGATCGTTGCGTGCTTGAGGCATGATCTCTTTCCTGTCGCGAAGGCGCTGATTGAAATGGGTGCCAATGTCAACGTATACAGGCCTG GGTGTCATGCAGGAACTCCCTTGCACCATGCTGCAAAGAAGGGCCTTGAGCAAACTGTTCATCTCCTTATTTCCAATGGAG CAAATCCAttcattatgaatgatgattgtcATACTGCACTTGATTTGGCTAGAGAAAAGGGGCACATTAATGTTGTCCGGGCCATTGAG AACCGGGTTTCTCTTTTCGCTGGATGGCTGCGTGAAGTTCATGGACCAGGCTTTTTGGAAGCACTTGCTCGACAACTGTTGACACGGAAAAT TTGGGTAGTTGTTTTGCCAAGTGATGCTCGTAATCCAACAAGACCCCTCAAGTTTGAGTTAGCTATTTATTCTGATCTGCAG ACTGCGAGACCACATACTGTTATTCAACTCTGGAACGTTCATATTGAAGAGCCCAAATTCAACCAAGTAGATCCTGCTGTTATCATTGTTGATAAAGCTACAA GAGCGCGATATAAGTTTTTATCTGCATATGAAGGTGACAAACAACAATTACGATGGTTCTTCAGTGCATGCCAAGGAATTTCCCAG GTCATGGATTGCATTTCAGCAATGCCAACAGGCACCTTAGTGCCTAGTCCACCGCAAGTAATTTCACATGCTTCAACACAATCAACAGCTGCACCTACATCAAACCCGGAAGATATAGAGTTGGAAATGGCCATAAATGCCTCCACACGGACAGCTATAGCGGAGGGCATGCCTCCTCTTATCCAATCTGATCCACAAACAAGCAACACAAATGGTTGGGGCAGCTCTTCGGATAACTCTTCTTACAATGGCTGGGGCACTCCGGATGTTGATGCTCCTTCAAAGGTGAATGGTCAAGTGCTAATGAATGAACCGAATACATGCAACGGGTGGGCTGTGCCTGAGGTCCAGCTGAATACAAATGCATTGCAACCTTACATGCGGAACCCTGATACTCCAGTTGTTCAATCATCCCAGGGGGCACCTTCTACCCAATTTGTTCCTTCTGCTCCTCCAATGATGGCAGATACATTTTATGATGGCCCTATCCACTACCCATCTATAGATTGCAGCCCCATAGATCTAAGCATGCCGCTTGTGAAGACTGCATCTGGAACTTCTGAAGCTAAAGATAGTTCTACATCCAGCTCGTCCAAAACAGGAACCGGCGAAGACAAAGCAGGCAGTAGTAGCACGACAGGTTGTTGTGTGATCTGTTTGGATGCTCCAGTGGAGGGAGCATGTATTCCATGTGGGCATATGGCAGGATGCATGTCATGTTTAAGGGAAATTGAAGCGAAGAAGAATTGGGGATGCCCTGTTTGCCGCACCAAAATAAACCAGATTATAAAGCTCTATGCTGTCTGA
- the LOC103984949 gene encoding protein G1-like4, translating to MDLIANPDSPHSNNSGGSSPNGSPRHLSASSSAAATGAGAASSASPPSLSRYESQKRRDWNTFGQYLRNHRPPLSLSQCSSAHVLEFLRYLDQFGKTKIHTHVCPFFGHPNPPSPCPCPLRQAWGSLDALIGRLRAAYEENGGKPESNPFGTRAIRLYLREVREVQSKARGISYEKKKRKKPQQNQHHPPPPPAAA from the coding sequence ATGGATTTGATAGCAAACCCAGATAGCCCCCACTCCAACAACAGTGGCGGCAGCAGTCCCAACGGCAGCCCCCGGCACTTGAGCGCCTCCTCATCGGCTGCCGCCACCGGTGCTGGAGCTGCCTCCTCCGCCTCCCCTCCATCCTTGAGCCGCTACGAATCTCAAAAGCGCCGTGACTGGAACACGTTCGGCCAATACCTCAGGAACCACCGCCCGCCGCTCTCCCTCTCTCAGTGCAGCAGCGCCCACGTCCTCGAGTTCCTCCGCTACCTCGACCAATTCGGCAAGACCAAAATACACACCCACGTGTGCCCCTTCTTCGGCCACCCCAACCCTCCGTCGCCATGTCCCTGCCCTCTCCGTCAAGCCTGGGGCAGCCTTGACGCCCTCATCGGCCGCCTTCGTGCGGCCTACGAGGAGAACGGGGGCAAGCCGGAGTCCAACCCGTTCGGCACCCGTGCGATCCGTCTGTATCTCCGGGAGGTCCGCGAGGTTCAGTCCAAGGCACGTGGCATCAGCTACGAGAAGAAGAAACGCAAGAAGCCACAACAAAACCAGCACCAccctcctccaccgccggcggCAGCCTGA